In Paenibacillus ihbetae, the following are encoded in one genomic region:
- the glcT gene encoding glucose PTS transporter transcription antiterminator GlcT yields the protein MSSLQVAKVLNNNVIIAIHPQHGEVVVIGKGIGFGQKNKDRIPVSAVEKMFILTKPEEQEQYKQLVPHIDEKLIEAMNEIVTHAEKTSGSSLNEHIHIALTDHIAFAIKRHAQGLYIHNPFLYETREMYPEEYKMAAYAVRTIHEKLGVDLGEEEIGFIALHIHGALTNQHISEVRKHSELIADLVHTVEQQLDYVIPKDSLDYSRLLTHLRFALERVRRGEAVQEASALDGLLKREYPEIYSLAWKLTKIMEQRLKKPVYPAEAGYLTIHLQRLVQRKQQDE from the coding sequence GTGAGCAGCTTACAAGTGGCTAAAGTTTTAAATAATAACGTAATCATAGCGATACATCCCCAGCATGGAGAGGTTGTCGTCATCGGTAAGGGAATCGGCTTCGGTCAGAAGAACAAGGACCGGATTCCGGTATCGGCCGTGGAGAAAATGTTCATTCTGACCAAGCCGGAGGAACAGGAGCAGTATAAGCAGCTGGTCCCGCATATCGATGAGAAGCTGATCGAGGCGATGAATGAGATTGTCACGCACGCCGAGAAAACGAGCGGTTCTTCCCTGAACGAGCATATTCACATTGCATTGACCGACCATATTGCTTTTGCAATCAAACGCCATGCCCAGGGACTGTATATTCATAATCCCTTTTTATATGAAACCCGTGAAATGTATCCGGAAGAATACAAAATGGCGGCGTATGCGGTTCGGACGATCCATGAGAAGCTTGGGGTCGATTTAGGGGAGGAAGAGATCGGGTTCATTGCGCTGCATATTCACGGGGCGCTTACCAATCAGCATATATCGGAGGTTCGCAAGCATTCGGAGCTGATCGCCGATCTGGTACATACCGTGGAGCAGCAGCTCGATTATGTCATTCCGAAGGATTCGCTTGATTATTCCCGGCTGTTAACGCATCTTCGGTTCGCTTTGGAACGGGTCCGCAGAGGGGAAGCGGTTCAGGAGGCAAGTGCGCTTGACGGTCTGCTCAAGCGGGAGTACCCTGAGATTTATTCCTTGGCCTGGAAGCTGACAAAGATCATGGAGCAGCGTCTGAAGAAGCCGGTTTACCCGGCCGAGGCCGGATATTTGACGATTCACCTTCAACGTCTGGTACAGCGAAAGCAGCAGGATGAGTAA